In the genome of Anas platyrhynchos isolate ZD024472 breed Pekin duck chromosome 23, IASCAAS_PekinDuck_T2T, whole genome shotgun sequence, one region contains:
- the LMAN2L gene encoding VIP36-like protein isoform X4: MVMPQYIRLTPDLQSKRGAVWNRVPCYLRDWELQVHFKIHGQGKKNLNGDGFAIWYTKDRMQPGPVFGSKDNFLGLGVFVDTYPNEEKQQEAQKRRYSPGNQRVFPYISAMVNNGSLTYDHDRDGRPTELGGCTAMVRNLNHDTFLVIRYVKRRLTVMIDIDGKHEWRDCIDVPGVRLPRGYYFGTSSVTGDLSDNHDIISLKLYQLTVERTPEEEKRDREVYLPVVDNLKLPGMEAPLEPMSGLALFLIVFFSLVAIVFAIVIGVIVYNKWQEQSRKHFY, encoded by the exons ATGGTGATGCCGCAGTACATCCGCCTCACCCCCGACCTACAGAGCAAGCGGGGCGCCGTCTGGAACCGCGTG CCGTGCTACCTCCGCGactgggagctgcaggtgcACTTCAAAATCCACGGGCAAGGCAAGAAGAACCTGAACGGCGACGGCTTCGCCATCTGGTACACCAAGGACCGCATGCAGCCAG gACCTGTCTTTGGAAGCAAGGATAACTTCCTGGGCCTGGGGGTGTTTGTGGACACCTACCCGAAcgaggagaagcagcaggag GCTCAGAAGAGGAGGTACAGCCCGGGAAATCAG CGCGTCTTCCCCTACATCTCTGCCATGGTGAACAACGGCTCGCTCACCTACGACCACGACCGGGACGGGAGGCCGACCGAGCTGGGGGGCTGCACGGCCATGGTGCGCAACCTCAACCACGACACCTTCCTGGTGATCCGCTACGTCAAGAGGAGGCTGACG GTGATGATTGACATCGATGGCAAGCACGAGTGGCGGGACTGCATCGACGTGCCGGGCGTGCGCTTGCCCCGCGGGTACTACTTTGGGACCTCCTCTGTCACTGGAGACCTGTCAG ACAACCACGACATCATCTCGCTGAAGCTTTACCAGCTGACGGTGGAGCGGACGCCGGAGGAGGAGAAGCGGGACAGGGAGGTGTACCTGCCCGTGGTGGACAACCTGAAGCTGCCGGGCA TGGAGGCGCCGCTGGAGCCCATGAGCGGCCTGGCTCTCTTCTTAATCGTCTTCTTCTCCCTCGTTGCCATCGTCTTCGCCATCGTGATCGGAGTCATCGTCTACAACAagtggcaggagcagagccgGAAACATTTCTATTGA